The following are encoded together in the Cicer arietinum cultivar CDC Frontier isolate Library 1 chromosome 2, Cicar.CDCFrontier_v2.0, whole genome shotgun sequence genome:
- the LOC140919271 gene encoding probable aquaporin NIP4-2, protein MGATLATLTLKVLYHDKVDIGVTVTQYSNSTSDLEALVWESIITFILVLIICGVATDHRGSKELAGVAIGISVTINIIIAGPITGASMNPARSVGPAIVSGNYKNIWVFIIGPTVGAVFATVLYTFLRVTKPAQPEEPCHV, encoded by the exons ATGGGTGCCACACTGGCCACACTCACACTCAAAGTGTTGTATCATGACAAGGTGGATATTGGAGTAACAGTGACCCAATACTCGAATTCAACTTCTGATCTTGAAGCATTGGTTTGGGAATCCATAATCACTTTCATACTGGTGCTAATTATTTGTGGTGTTGCCACTGATCACAGAGGG AGCAAAGAACTAGCTGGTGTTGCAATAGGTATTTCAGTTACGATTAATATCATCATTGCCGG GCCTATCACGGGAGCTTCCATGAATCCTGCAAGGAGTGTGGGACCGGCCATAGTATCAGGCAATTACAAAAACATTTGGGTTTTTATCATTGGCCCAACTGTGGGAGCAGTTTTTGCAACTGTGCTTTACACTTTCCTAAGAGTAACAAAACCAGCTCAACCAGAAGAACCATGTcatgtgtga
- the LOC101504223 gene encoding aquaporin NIP3-1-like has translation MNYLLNFTGVCLHLHESVSLHVSVIGHLILSDNLVNVDCSPKLELYVKQSHSTTSEAQHSPSSIQKAIAEFVGTYILLFAGCGAALVNERLPITIVDIAIVSGFALTVAIYSVGHVSGAHFNPAVTIALAVVQKIQLKLVSNSLLAKC, from the exons ATGAATTATCTTCTGAATTTCACGGGAGTGTGCCTTCACCTCCACGAATCTGTCAGCCTCCATGTATCTGTCATCGGACATCTGATACTCTCTGATAATCTAG TTAATGTTGATTGTTCACCTAAGCTAGAATTGTATGTTAAACAATCACATAGTACCACCTCTGAGGCCCAACATTCTCCATCTAGCATCCAAAAG GCTATTGCTGAATTTGTGGGTACATACATTCTTTTATTTGCTGGCTGTGGGGCTGCACTTGTCAACGAGAGGTTACCGATCACAATTGTTGACATAGCAATTGTTTCCGGCTTCGCTTTAACTGTCGCTATATATTCAGTTGGTCACGTATCTGGTGCCCATTTCAATCCTGCTGTCACAATTGCTTTGGCTGTTGTccaaaaaattcaattgaaactTGTAAGTAACTCGTTACTAGCAAAATGTTGA